The Deinococcus arcticus genome has a segment encoding these proteins:
- a CDS encoding GTP-binding protein — translation MAKGTFERTKPHVNVGTIGHVDHGKTTLTAAITFTAAAADPT, via the coding sequence ATGGCAAAAGGAACGTTTGAACGCACGAAGCCGCACGTGAACGTGGGGACGATTGGGCACGTGGACCATGGGAAAACCACCCTGACGGCCGCCATCACCTTCACGGCCGCCGCCGCTGACCCGAC
- the fusA gene encoding elongation factor G, producing MTTKAQSYLTHFRNIGIAAHIDAGKTTTTERILYYTGRTHNIGEVHDGAATMDWMEQERERGITITAAATTAKWTRSGTEQEYVVNIIDTPGHVDFTIEVERSMRVLDGAVAVFDSSQGVEPQSETVWRQADRYGVPRIAFSNKMDKTGASFELVLSDIRERLGAIPAPIQYPMGQESEFKGIIDIVRQRAYTYTNDLGTEIQEHDVPAEYADKVTEMRAALIEAAAEVDEDLMMMYLEGEEPSVEQLVAALRKGTIEKKIFPVLCGSALKNKGVQLLLDAVVDYLPSPLEVPAIKGKIEDTEDTIEFPADPEGKLAALAFKIMADPYVGRLTFVRIYSGTLQSGSYVYNASKEKRERVGRLLKMHANSREEVTELKAGELGAVIGLKDAGTGNTLIGDGDDKVLLESIDVPEPVIKLAIEPKTKADQEKMGIGLQKLAEEDPTFKVETDQESGQTTIAGMGELHLEILVDRLKREYKVEANVGAPQVAFRETITRAVDVEGKFVRQSGGRGQFGHVKIKAEPLEPGAGFVFENAIVGGTVPREYVGPAQKGIEEAMQSGPMLGFPVVDMKVTIYDGSYHEVDSSEMAFKIAGSMALKEAVQKGAPALLEPIMRVEVTVPEDYMGDIIGDLNSRRGQIQGMEARGNAQIVKAFVPLSEMFGYATDMRSMTQGRASYSMFFDHYSQVPNNIAQQLMKK from the coding sequence ATGACCACCAAAGCCCAGAGTTACCTCACCCACTTCCGCAATATCGGAATTGCCGCCCACATTGACGCCGGCAAGACCACCACCACCGAGCGCATCCTGTACTACACCGGGCGCACCCACAACATCGGTGAAGTGCACGACGGCGCCGCCACCATGGACTGGATGGAGCAGGAGCGCGAGCGCGGCATCACCATCACCGCCGCCGCCACCACCGCCAAGTGGACTCGCAGCGGCACCGAGCAGGAATACGTCGTCAACATCATTGACACGCCCGGTCACGTGGACTTCACCATTGAGGTGGAGCGCTCCATGCGCGTGCTGGACGGCGCGGTGGCCGTGTTTGACTCCAGCCAGGGCGTGGAGCCGCAGAGCGAAACTGTGTGGCGTCAGGCCGACCGGTACGGCGTGCCCCGCATCGCGTTCTCCAACAAGATGGACAAGACCGGCGCGAGCTTCGAGCTGGTGCTGAGCGACATCCGCGAGCGCCTGGGCGCCATTCCTGCTCCTATTCAGTACCCCATGGGCCAGGAAAGCGAGTTCAAGGGCATCATCGACATCGTGCGTCAGCGTGCCTACACGTACACCAACGACCTGGGCACCGAGATTCAGGAGCACGACGTGCCCGCCGAGTACGCCGACAAGGTGACCGAGATGCGCGCGGCCCTGATTGAAGCCGCCGCCGAGGTGGACGAAGACCTGATGATGATGTACCTCGAAGGCGAGGAACCCAGCGTGGAGCAGCTGGTCGCCGCGCTGCGCAAGGGCACCATCGAGAAGAAGATCTTCCCCGTGCTGTGCGGCAGCGCCCTGAAGAACAAGGGCGTGCAGCTGCTCCTCGACGCCGTGGTGGACTACCTGCCCAGCCCGCTGGAAGTGCCGGCCATCAAGGGCAAGATCGAGGACACCGAGGACACCATTGAGTTCCCCGCTGACCCCGAGGGCAAGCTGGCTGCACTGGCGTTCAAGATCATGGCTGACCCCTACGTGGGCCGCCTGACCTTCGTGCGCATTTACTCGGGCACCCTGCAGTCGGGCAGCTACGTGTACAACGCCAGCAAGGAAAAGCGCGAGCGTGTGGGCCGTCTGCTGAAGATGCACGCCAACAGCCGCGAGGAAGTGACCGAGCTGAAGGCCGGCGAACTGGGCGCCGTGATCGGCCTCAAGGACGCGGGCACCGGCAACACCCTGATTGGCGACGGTGACGACAAGGTGCTGCTCGAAAGCATTGACGTGCCCGAGCCTGTGATCAAGCTGGCCATCGAGCCCAAGACCAAGGCCGACCAGGAAAAGATGGGCATTGGGCTGCAGAAGCTGGCCGAAGAAGACCCCACCTTCAAGGTGGAAACCGACCAGGAGTCCGGCCAGACCACCATTGCCGGCATGGGCGAGCTGCACCTGGAAATCCTGGTGGACCGCCTGAAGCGCGAGTACAAGGTGGAAGCGAACGTGGGCGCGCCCCAGGTGGCCTTCCGTGAAACGATCACCCGCGCGGTGGACGTGGAAGGCAAGTTCGTGCGTCAGTCGGGCGGCCGTGGTCAGTTCGGCCACGTGAAGATCAAGGCCGAGCCCCTGGAGCCCGGCGCCGGCTTCGTCTTTGAGAACGCCATCGTAGGCGGCACCGTGCCCCGTGAATACGTGGGCCCCGCCCAGAAGGGCATTGAAGAAGCCATGCAGAGCGGCCCCATGCTGGGCTTCCCCGTGGTGGACATGAAGGTCACCATTTACGACGGCAGCTACCACGAAGTGGACTCCTCGGAAATGGCGTTCAAGATCGCCGGTTCCATGGCGCTCAAAGAAGCCGTGCAGAAGGGCGCCCCCGCCCTGCTGGAGCCCATCATGCGCGTCGAAGTGACGGTCCCCGAGGACTACATGGGCGACATCATTGGTGACCTGAACAGCCGCCGTGGCCAGATTCAGGGCATGGAAGCCCGCGGCAACGCACAGATCGTGAAGGCCTTCGTGCCTCTGAGCGAGATGTTCGGCTACGCCACCGACATGCGCTCCATGACCCAGGGCCGCGCCAGCTACTCCATGTTCTTCGATCACTACAGCCAGGTGCCGAACAACATTGCCCAGCAGCTGATGAAGAAGTAA
- the rpsG gene encoding 30S ribosomal protein S7 codes for MARRRQAEVRVVQPDLVYQDVLVSAMINRIMRDGKKNLASRIFYGAMKLVQERTGQESLKIFKQAYDNVKPRVEVRSRRVGGSTYQVPVEPTERRKQSLTLRWMISAVDGRPERTAIERLAGEIMDAAQGRGGAIKKKDDVERMAEANRAYAHYRW; via the coding sequence ATGGCACGTCGCCGCCAAGCTGAAGTGCGCGTTGTCCAGCCCGACCTGGTGTACCAGGACGTACTGGTAAGCGCAATGATCAACCGCATCATGCGGGATGGAAAGAAGAACCTCGCCAGCCGCATTTTCTACGGCGCCATGAAGCTCGTTCAGGAGCGTACCGGTCAGGAGTCCCTGAAAATCTTCAAGCAGGCGTATGACAACGTCAAACCGCGCGTGGAAGTGCGCAGCCGCCGTGTGGGCGGTTCGACCTACCAGGTGCCCGTGGAGCCCACCGAGCGCCGCAAGCAGAGCCTGACCCTGCGCTGGATGATCAGCGCCGTGGACGGCCGCCCCGAGCGCACCGCCATTGAGCGTCTGGCCGGCGAGATCATGGACGCCGCGCAGGGCCGTGGCGGCGCCATCAAGAAGAAAGACGACGTGGAGCGCATGGCGGAAGCCAACCGCGCCTACGCGCACTACCGCTGGTAA
- the rpsL gene encoding 30S ribosomal protein S12: MPTTQQLLRKGRKTIQKKSKVPALKGSPFRRGVCTVVKTTTPKKPNSALRKIARVRLSSAFEVTAYIPGEGHNLQEHSVVLIRGGRVKDLPGVRYHIVRGSLDTQGVKDRNKSRSKYGTKKPKAGAAAAGAKKK; encoded by the coding sequence CTGCCTACCACCCAGCAACTGCTTCGTAAGGGTCGCAAGACGATCCAGAAGAAGAGCAAGGTTCCTGCCCTTAAAGGCAGCCCCTTCCGCCGCGGCGTGTGCACGGTCGTCAAGACCACCACCCCCAAGAAGCCGAACTCGGCGCTGCGCAAGATCGCCCGCGTGCGGCTGTCGAGCGCCTTCGAGGTCACCGCCTACATTCCCGGTGAAGGCCACAACCTGCAGGAGCACAGCGTGGTGCTGATTCGCGGTGGCCGTGTCAAGGACCTGCCCGGCGTGCGCTACCACATTGTGCGCGGCAGCCTGGATACCCAGGGCGTCAAAGACCGCAACAAGAGCCGCTCCAAGTACGGCACCAAGAAGCCCAAGGCCGGCGCTGCCGCTGCGGGCGCGAAGAAGAAGTAA